The genomic region TGGTGCTGGTCGTCCAGATCCTCCTGATCGTGGGCGTCTTTTATTTCCTCGTGATCCTCCCGGCGCGCAAGCGCCAGAAGCGCCATCAGGAGATGCTCGACAATCTGAAGAACGGCGACCGTGTCGTCACCACCGGCGGCATCTTCGGAACGGTGGTCGGCGTCGAGGAGCAGAAGGTGCAGCTCCGGATCGCCGACCAGGTCAAG from Candidatus Polarisedimenticolaceae bacterium harbors:
- the yajC gene encoding preprotein translocase subunit YajC → VLVVQILLIVGVFYFLVILPARKRQKRHQEMLDNLKNGDRVVTTGGIFGTVVGVEEQKVQLRIADQVKIEVAKSAISGMQERPE